In a single window of the Flavobacterium sp. W4I14 genome:
- a CDS encoding ABC-type antimicrobial peptide transport system permease subunit (product_source=COG0577; cath_funfam=1.10.287.90; cog=COG0577; pfam=PF02687; superfamily=103473; transmembrane_helix_parts=Inside_1_19,TMhelix_20_42,Outside_43_56,TMhelix_57_79,Inside_80_96): MKEIAVRKILGASHLQIFKLINSSFFVMVLIANIISWPLAYILTKKWLETFAYRIDLPLFPFLISAVLTILLTIVTVSIQANSAVKANPVDALKYE; the protein is encoded by the coding sequence ATGAAGGAAATTGCCGTTAGGAAAATTCTTGGCGCAAGTCATTTACAGATTTTCAAACTCATTAATAGTTCATTCTTTGTTATGGTGCTTATAGCCAATATTATTTCCTGGCCATTGGCGTACATATTAACCAAAAAGTGGCTAGAAACCTTTGCATATCGAATTGATCTACCACTTTTTCCTTTTTTAATCAGTGCAGTCCTAACCATTTTGTTAACCATTGTAACGGTAAGTATCCAGGCAAACAGTGCCGTAAAAGCAAATCCTGTTGATGCACTTAAATATGAATAA
- a CDS encoding putative ABC transport system permease protein (product_source=KO:K02004; cog=COG2177; ko=KO:K02004; pfam=PF12704; transmembrane_helix_parts=Inside_1_20,TMhelix_21_43,Outside_44_278,TMhelix_279_301,Inside_302_330,TMhelix_331_353,Outside_354_372,TMhelix_373_395,Inside_396_415,TMhelix_416_438,Outside_439_701) translates to MFRLNLKIALRNLWRNKVITSINIGGLAIALAAFILVTMYFTYETGFDKGNPNYNEIYVVGRQLPDFKTNYTPPPLGKAIKAEMPEVVAVGTMKMSFFEFPVSSDHGVVFLSKCLYLDYAAAKMFNIKPNVGLTKPESTTENLFYLSNENYKTLFPHNKNGRPEMIWLGSKSANMTGKLSGSIFADPHSNITFDAISLVKEMGLGENYGYNNYSTYIQVKPGTDIQALEAKINALYKKEMLKDGEDPNNETFKATKAFLDPLKNQHLRPKAGTDANYKVLIALSVLGILILVIACINFTNLSIAQATKRAKEVGVKKVMGAYRFQLAFQFLTEILIQCLAATILGLIMAEIILPKFNNLFVVNLSIWVANSALFWQLPLILIFITLIAGIYPAMVLSGFKPALVLKGNFQTSKQSYWLRNSLLVVQFSVAVVFIIGLLIINSQLKYMRTQDIGFKPEQVVYIKNLAYFVSPSKFDPIRDKMVKIPGVKSVTVTNALPDGSDGGKNKYTVDGKEQSLSFTDVDFDYFETLDIKIKEGRTFSREFKTDTANSAILNEAAVAKYGLISPVGKTIKGCQNKEYKIVGVIKDFKALGFEKAVQPTIYAINDLCGNPKTEIMLKIEESKMSEVLSTLKSQWPEINKLDGENFRYQFLDEMYGKLFKKQEQVTICIFCCCNPHHFYCNTGFICLCKIHYHWQNEGNCR, encoded by the coding sequence CATAAATATTGGTGGTTTAGCTATTGCCTTGGCAGCGTTTATTTTGGTAACCATGTATTTTACCTATGAAACAGGATTTGACAAGGGAAATCCAAACTACAACGAAATTTACGTAGTAGGTAGACAGTTGCCTGATTTTAAGACCAATTATACTCCACCACCATTGGGTAAAGCTATTAAAGCAGAAATGCCAGAAGTAGTTGCAGTTGGTACCATGAAAATGAGTTTTTTTGAATTTCCGGTTAGCAGCGATCACGGCGTTGTTTTTTTAAGTAAATGCCTCTATCTTGATTATGCTGCAGCAAAAATGTTCAACATTAAACCCAATGTCGGTTTAACTAAGCCGGAAAGTACAACCGAAAATCTGTTTTACCTCAGTAACGAAAATTATAAAACGCTTTTCCCCCATAATAAAAACGGTCGGCCTGAAATGATTTGGCTTGGGAGTAAATCGGCTAATATGACAGGTAAGTTGAGCGGAAGTATTTTTGCCGATCCCCACTCTAATATTACTTTTGATGCCATTTCGTTGGTAAAAGAAATGGGTTTGGGAGAAAACTACGGATACAACAACTACAGTACTTATATCCAGGTAAAACCAGGAACAGATATCCAGGCACTTGAAGCTAAAATTAATGCCCTTTATAAAAAGGAAATGCTTAAAGATGGAGAAGATCCCAATAATGAGACTTTTAAAGCAACAAAAGCCTTTCTCGATCCATTAAAAAACCAACACCTTAGGCCAAAGGCTGGTACCGATGCCAATTATAAAGTGCTTATAGCTTTGTCCGTTTTAGGGATCTTGATCTTGGTCATCGCTTGTATCAACTTTACGAATCTAAGTATAGCGCAGGCAACCAAACGGGCAAAAGAAGTGGGTGTAAAAAAAGTAATGGGTGCTTACCGCTTTCAGCTTGCTTTTCAGTTTTTAACAGAAATATTAATCCAGTGTTTAGCAGCGACGATATTAGGACTGATTATGGCCGAAATCATCTTGCCAAAATTTAATAACCTGTTCGTGGTCAATTTATCCATTTGGGTAGCAAATAGTGCTTTATTCTGGCAATTGCCACTTATATTAATTTTTATTACGCTGATAGCTGGTATTTATCCTGCCATGGTACTATCCGGATTTAAACCTGCACTTGTTTTAAAAGGTAATTTTCAAACCAGCAAACAGAGCTATTGGTTGCGCAACAGCTTATTGGTGGTGCAGTTTAGCGTAGCGGTAGTTTTTATTATAGGTCTGCTCATCATCAATTCACAACTAAAATACATGCGTACCCAGGATATTGGTTTCAAACCCGAACAAGTGGTGTACATTAAAAACCTCGCCTATTTCGTTTCGCCAAGCAAATTCGATCCTATAAGGGATAAAATGGTTAAGATTCCGGGGGTGAAATCGGTTACCGTTACCAATGCATTGCCAGATGGTTCTGATGGTGGGAAAAATAAATATACTGTTGATGGAAAAGAACAAAGTTTAAGTTTTACAGATGTGGATTTTGATTATTTCGAAACATTAGATATCAAGATTAAAGAAGGCAGAACATTTTCCAGAGAATTTAAAACCGATACGGCAAATTCTGCTATACTTAATGAAGCTGCAGTAGCAAAGTATGGATTAATCAGCCCTGTAGGTAAAACCATAAAAGGCTGCCAGAATAAAGAATATAAGATTGTAGGCGTGATAAAAGATTTTAAAGCACTTGGATTTGAGAAAGCAGTACAGCCTACCATTTACGCAATAAATGATCTCTGTGGAAATCCTAAAACAGAAATTATGCTAAAAATAGAAGAAAGCAAGATGTCTGAAGTGTTGAGTACCTTAAAATCCCAGTGGCCAGAAATTAATAAGTTGGATGGAGAAAATTTCCGTTACCAATTTCTGGATGAAATGTATGGTAAACTCTTTAAAAAACAAGAACAAGTTACAATCTGTATTTTTTGCTGCTGCAATCCTCACCATTTTTATTGCAATACTGGGTTTATTTGCCTTTGCAAAATACATTACCACTGGCAGAATGAAGGAAATTGCCGTTAG